From a single Bryobacter aggregatus MPL3 genomic region:
- a CDS encoding SBBP repeat-containing protein codes for MSFLSRISALFILCVAALHAQSTDRLGWSSYLPGGAYDIAVATAVEASGDVWVAGHSYGKYEAYGPNEPYQQNNAGASDIFVVKYRINPDGSSTVLFFTWLGGSGVEELADMKIDKRGRIVLTGFTSSADFPLAGDAFQPVFGGDYDVFISIIEPNQGGIPSLAFSTFYGSAGREQARALAIGPTNNIAIVGTTLSDEMPGVGSGAQPNRRGNADAFVIYFNPDEKGLNYATYLGGAGTDTAVAVAIDRNNRIWFAGSTGSGDFPLTSNGFKTASDGFLDGYIACVDPNQTGLDSLIYASLVGGSKSDEAHGIAVDANGKIWVTGITFSEDFPVTANAAQRTLAGGTDIFVSQIDPLREGPAALLYSTFLGGKGFEFVYSFVQMDATRFALAGYSMGGTLPTTENAFRKTAASPFPDGIVAVLNTANAGSAGIEYLSFFGGTNTDVINGISFDPANLNSLFIAGYTQSADLRTTDGTTRPNLPGAPNAFAAKILR; via the coding sequence ATGTCTTTCCTCTCTCGTATTTCAGCATTATTCATTCTCTGTGTGGCCGCACTCCATGCCCAGTCTACTGATCGGCTCGGTTGGTCGAGCTATCTGCCGGGCGGCGCCTACGACATCGCTGTCGCCACCGCCGTTGAGGCTTCCGGGGACGTTTGGGTTGCAGGCCATTCCTACGGAAAGTATGAAGCATATGGCCCCAACGAACCGTACCAGCAGAATAATGCTGGCGCCTCCGACATCTTTGTCGTGAAGTACCGCATCAATCCGGACGGCAGTTCCACGGTCTTGTTTTTCACCTGGTTGGGCGGCAGTGGCGTTGAAGAACTCGCCGATATGAAGATCGACAAGCGCGGGCGCATCGTTCTTACTGGCTTTACCAGTTCTGCGGACTTCCCCTTGGCGGGCGACGCATTCCAGCCCGTTTTCGGGGGCGACTACGACGTGTTCATTTCCATCATTGAACCGAATCAGGGCGGGATTCCTTCTCTTGCCTTCAGCACCTTCTACGGTTCTGCCGGACGGGAACAGGCACGCGCTCTTGCCATTGGGCCGACAAACAACATTGCGATTGTTGGCACCACTCTGAGCGACGAGATGCCGGGCGTGGGCAGCGGCGCACAACCGAATCGCCGTGGAAATGCTGATGCTTTCGTGATCTATTTCAACCCGGACGAGAAGGGTTTGAACTATGCCACCTATCTGGGCGGCGCAGGCACCGATACCGCAGTTGCTGTTGCGATCGACCGGAATAACCGGATCTGGTTTGCCGGTTCTACGGGCTCTGGGGATTTTCCGCTCACTTCGAATGGCTTCAAAACAGCCTCTGACGGCTTTCTTGACGGCTACATTGCCTGTGTCGATCCGAATCAGACTGGTCTCGATTCGTTGATCTACGCTTCTCTCGTCGGCGGCAGCAAGAGCGACGAAGCCCATGGGATCGCGGTCGACGCCAATGGCAAAATCTGGGTCACCGGCATCACCTTTTCGGAAGACTTTCCCGTGACTGCGAACGCTGCGCAGAGAACTCTCGCCGGGGGCACCGACATCTTTGTTTCCCAGATTGATCCGCTCCGCGAAGGTCCAGCCGCATTGCTCTACTCCACCTTCCTCGGCGGCAAGGGATTCGAGTTCGTTTATAGTTTTGTGCAGATGGATGCTACGCGTTTTGCTCTGGCGGGCTATTCGATGGGCGGGACACTCCCCACTACCGAAAATGCATTCCGCAAGACGGCTGCCTCTCCCTTCCCGGACGGCATTGTTGCTGTGCTGAATACCGCGAATGCAGGCAGCGCAGGCATTGAGTATCTGTCCTTCTTCGGCGGCACCAATACCGATGTCATCAATGGCATCAGCTTCGACCCAGCCAACCTCAACTCGCTCTTCATCGCTGGTTATACCCAGTCCGCCGATCTTCGTACTACCGATGGCACCACGCGCCCCAATCTTCCTGGCGCTCCCAATGCCTTCGCCGCTAAGATACTGCGTTAA
- a CDS encoding DUF1501 domain-containing protein: MDQIHGEQPTGKDRFGMDWSGIKGTWFWKSPHFNRRNFFRHLGSAIGGYFLLPGRPMESIAQASVTPIGKAKNVIFVMMSGAPSHVDTFDLKEGSWLPKAFDPTSYGEIRWPRGLFPNLAEQLDSIALVRSMKPWAAVHELARTWVQIGRNPVSGLARIAPHIGSVVSLELAARSVDKTLPPFFNLNASDGPGAGYLPPGVAPFYFSPGGNPPSGTTHPDGLAAFTRRSALLDDLDGEMRSSGLLGAKGDEMTAFNASARQLMYRSEIDSLFRFSADERARFGNTGFGNALIVARNLLAADKGTRFVQVNLGGWDNHANIYTGALNPTNANSLARQFDTGMGALLADMKASGLLDDTLVIAMGEFGRTTGMPNMTSGRDHYLQQSALIAGAGVKGKRSIGTTDASGGDTSDPGWSRERSIRPEDIEATIYSALGIDWTTVRRDDPFNRGFEYVPFSDQDLYGPVHELWQG, translated from the coding sequence ATGGATCAGATACACGGAGAACAGCCCACCGGCAAAGATCGCTTCGGCATGGACTGGAGCGGCATCAAGGGCACCTGGTTCTGGAAATCCCCTCATTTCAACCGGCGTAATTTCTTTCGGCATCTCGGTTCGGCCATTGGCGGTTATTTCTTGTTGCCGGGCCGGCCCATGGAGAGCATCGCTCAGGCCTCTGTGACTCCCATTGGCAAGGCCAAGAATGTCATTTTCGTCATGATGAGCGGAGCGCCCAGTCATGTCGATACCTTCGATTTGAAGGAAGGCTCCTGGCTTCCGAAAGCGTTTGACCCAACCAGCTACGGCGAAATCCGCTGGCCACGCGGACTCTTCCCCAACCTCGCCGAACAATTGGATTCGATTGCGCTGGTGCGCAGCATGAAACCGTGGGCCGCTGTGCATGAACTGGCGCGCACCTGGGTGCAGATTGGCCGCAACCCGGTGAGCGGACTCGCCCGCATTGCGCCGCACATTGGCTCTGTCGTCTCCCTGGAACTGGCGGCGCGCAGCGTTGACAAGACCTTGCCGCCCTTCTTTAATCTGAATGCGAGCGATGGTCCGGGGGCCGGCTATCTTCCGCCCGGCGTAGCGCCTTTTTACTTTAGCCCCGGGGGCAATCCACCTTCCGGCACCACGCACCCGGACGGGCTGGCTGCCTTCACCCGGCGCTCTGCTTTGCTCGACGATCTGGACGGTGAGATGCGCAGCAGTGGACTGCTCGGGGCCAAGGGCGATGAAATGACCGCCTTCAATGCCTCCGCACGGCAGCTCATGTATCGCTCTGAAATCGATAGCCTCTTTCGCTTTTCCGCCGATGAACGGGCTCGCTTTGGCAACACCGGCTTTGGCAACGCGCTGATTGTGGCGCGCAATCTTCTGGCTGCAGACAAGGGGACCCGCTTCGTACAAGTGAATCTCGGCGGCTGGGACAATCACGCGAATATCTACACTGGCGCGTTGAATCCGACGAATGCAAATTCGCTTGCCCGGCAATTCGATACGGGGATGGGCGCCCTGCTAGCAGACATGAAGGCGAGCGGCCTCCTCGATGACACCCTGGTCATTGCCATGGGGGAATTTGGCCGTACGACGGGGATGCCGAACATGACTTCCGGTCGCGATCACTACCTCCAGCAGTCGGCTCTGATCGCTGGCGCTGGCGTGAAGGGCAAGCGCAGCATTGGCACGACGGATGCGAGTGGCGGTGATACGAGCGATCCCGGTTGGAGCCGCGAACGCAGCATTCGTCCGGAAGATATCGAAGCCACGATCTACTCGGCGCTCGGTATCGACTGGACCACGGTCCGTCGCGATGACCCCTTCAATCGCGGTTTTGAGTACGTGCCCTTCTCAGATCAGGATCTCTATGGCCCGGTTCATGAGCTTTGGCAGGGCTGA
- a CDS encoding Gfo/Idh/MocA family protein, which translates to MQKIRTAMLGTGFMGIVHTDAIRRLGNVEVAAVAGSSDSKAKAFADQLYIDRSTGDWESLLKDPSIDAVHICTPNALHAPMAKIAIANGKHVLCEKPLTMTSGEAKELLDAAEARGIVHATNHNLRYYPVVQHVRQMVASGELGEILAVQGTYSQDWLLYDTDYNWRIEAEHNGKLRAMGDIGSHWMDMIQHLTALPITSVCGELTTFHKTRKKPKGSVQTFSGKTLSPDDYEAIPIDTDDFGAVLLHLGDRARGSFTVSQISAGNKNSFRFEIYGTKSGISWNQERPDELWIGHRNSPNQVIVKDPSLLIGGAAGFADLPGGHSEGYDDSHKQLFKRFYGRIANRSNPIDYPTFADGLRGMLLLEAVAESSAKRGWVDVNL; encoded by the coding sequence ATGCAAAAAATCAGAACCGCGATGCTGGGCACGGGCTTCATGGGCATCGTTCACACAGACGCCATTCGCCGCCTGGGCAATGTCGAAGTTGCCGCCGTAGCCGGCTCGAGCGATTCCAAGGCGAAAGCCTTTGCCGACCAGCTCTATATCGACCGCTCCACCGGCGATTGGGAATCGCTCCTCAAAGATCCCTCCATTGACGCCGTGCACATCTGCACGCCGAATGCGCTCCATGCTCCCATGGCGAAAATCGCCATCGCTAATGGCAAGCATGTCCTCTGCGAGAAGCCGCTCACAATGACCAGCGGCGAGGCCAAAGAACTCCTTGACGCCGCAGAGGCCCGTGGCATCGTGCACGCCACCAATCACAATCTGCGCTATTACCCGGTGGTCCAGCATGTCCGCCAGATGGTCGCCTCTGGCGAACTCGGTGAGATCCTCGCCGTACAGGGCACCTACTCGCAGGACTGGCTGCTCTATGACACCGATTACAACTGGCGTATCGAAGCCGAACACAACGGCAAACTGCGCGCGATGGGCGACATTGGAAGCCACTGGATGGATATGATCCAGCACCTCACGGCGCTCCCGATCACCAGTGTCTGCGGTGAGCTCACCACCTTCCACAAGACCCGCAAGAAGCCGAAGGGCAGCGTCCAGACCTTCAGTGGCAAAACGCTCAGCCCGGACGATTACGAAGCGATTCCAATCGATACTGACGACTTCGGCGCTGTGCTTCTCCACCTCGGCGATCGCGCCCGCGGCTCCTTCACCGTCAGCCAGATTTCTGCCGGCAACAAGAACAGTTTCCGCTTTGAGATCTATGGCACCAAGAGCGGTATCTCCTGGAACCAGGAACGTCCCGACGAACTCTGGATCGGCCATCGCAATTCTCCCAATCAGGTGATTGTCAAAGACCCCTCGCTGCTCATCGGTGGCGCTGCCGGCTTTGCGGACCTACCCGGCGGCCACAGCGAAGGCTATGACGACAGCCACAAGCAACTCTTCAAGCGTTTCTATGGCCGGATCGCCAATCGCTCGAATCCGATCGATTACCCGACTTTTGCGGATGGCCTCCGCGGCATGCTTCTCCTCGAAGCGGTCGCCGAGAGCAGCGCGAAGCGCGGCTGGGTCGACGTCAACCTCTAA
- a CDS encoding IS5 family transposase yields MRGTDQQQRTLISYVNLEDRIAEDHPLRKVRQLVDGLLKSMDGEFEQMYSRVGRPSIPPERQLRALLLQIFYSVRSERLLMEQLDYNLLFRWFIGLEIDEPVWNHAVFSKNRERLLNEEVAQKFFSRVNELASGFMSDEHFTVDGTLIEAWAGQKRFQRKDGEGPKDGKQFHGEKRSNETHESKTDPDARLYKKGNGQEAKLSYLGHIVIENRNGLIREVMSTQADGHGEADAALLMAAKIARPGKRITLGADKAYDRKDFVKTVRELGVTPHVAQNNKNRRSAIDQRTTRHEGYRMSLSKRWLVEKAFGWMKQTGGLKKIKLRGIDKVGWLVTYTAAAYNLLRVKTLQEQCA; encoded by the coding sequence ATGCGCGGAACCGACCAGCAACAAAGAACCCTGATCAGCTACGTGAACCTTGAAGATCGGATCGCAGAGGACCATCCACTGAGGAAAGTACGGCAACTGGTAGACGGGTTGCTCAAGAGCATGGATGGAGAGTTTGAGCAGATGTATTCGCGAGTGGGGCGTCCTTCGATTCCGCCCGAGCGTCAGCTCAGAGCGTTGTTGTTGCAAATCTTCTACTCGGTGCGCAGCGAGCGCTTGCTAATGGAGCAGTTGGACTACAACCTGTTGTTCCGTTGGTTCATTGGGCTTGAGATCGATGAGCCGGTTTGGAACCACGCCGTATTCAGCAAGAACCGGGAGCGGCTGTTGAATGAAGAGGTCGCGCAGAAGTTCTTTAGCCGGGTCAATGAGTTGGCCTCTGGATTCATGTCCGATGAGCACTTCACGGTGGATGGAACGCTGATCGAAGCCTGGGCAGGACAGAAGAGATTTCAACGAAAAGATGGCGAAGGCCCCAAAGATGGCAAGCAGTTCCACGGCGAGAAGCGCAGCAATGAAACGCACGAGTCCAAGACAGATCCAGATGCCCGCTTGTACAAGAAGGGGAATGGGCAGGAAGCCAAGCTCAGCTACCTCGGCCACATTGTGATCGAGAACCGCAATGGTTTGATCCGTGAGGTGATGAGCACGCAAGCCGATGGTCATGGCGAAGCCGATGCCGCCTTATTGATGGCGGCCAAAATAGCGCGGCCCGGCAAACGCATAACGCTGGGGGCCGACAAAGCTTATGACCGCAAGGACTTTGTCAAAACAGTGCGCGAGTTGGGAGTGACCCCACATGTGGCGCAGAACAACAAGAATCGCAGAAGCGCCATTGATCAGCGTACGACAAGGCATGAAGGGTATCGCATGAGCCTCAGCAAGAGGTGGCTTGTAGAGAAGGCCTTCGGATGGATGAAGCAAACGGGCGGACTGAAAAAGATCAAGCTGCGGGGAATCGATAAGGTCGGATGGCTGGTCACTTATACAGCCGCAGCTTACAATCTGCTTCGAGTCAAAACCCTGCAGGAGCAGTGTGCCTAA
- a CDS encoding DUF1549 domain-containing protein: MHQSISPFGGASNQKLTALLVALSCISPTIAQDSSSGPAGANCSFQAAPDLYVAREARVRELVNQRLTAFKSERAATASATVEPSSFSPANFIDEAIFTKMAAAGIASARLTTDEEFVRRLYLDLTGRIPTIEQYKEFLNNGNKNKRDDLIDRLLYSREYTDKWSVWWGDLLQNARVNSFRNQSVGARNNFYTWIGSSVSQNQSIRDIVFEVLTAKGNTEAGGVDAPTTWENRWRTPGGPIQDSYDTLFARSATAFLGMGHYDCLLCHDGRGHLDQLTLWGKKATRLEAYQMAAYFSRLRYTDRSQNDPEYPGSTDISDATSGSYNLNTSYGNRPKRVQIGTLKAVMPVWRMDDPEAASGDWRSLYAKRLTADRMFARNFGNRFWKELFGLGLVEPVDQLDPARLDPNHPPPAGWTLQATHPELLERLSDWLIENKFDMREYMRILVSSKAYQLSSDYGADWSLEKLPYFARHYPRRLEGEEIHDAIQTATNVFGKYTIGGWAEPVSWAMRMPEPVEPSSNTAVRDFMGFFLRGNRDTQFRSQNGSILQQLNLMNHSFVTTRAKIANSSVLKSIAGMTNVDTMVDELFLRFLGRRPSDGERAKSVAFLSKAGAVQTAKNTAVEDMAWVLMNKQEFIFSY; the protein is encoded by the coding sequence ATGCATCAGTCCATTTCTCCTTTTGGAGGAGCGTCGAATCAGAAACTGACTGCGCTGTTGGTTGCACTCAGTTGCATTTCTCCTACGATTGCGCAGGACAGCAGCAGTGGGCCGGCGGGCGCGAATTGCAGTTTTCAGGCTGCGCCTGACCTCTATGTCGCACGCGAAGCGCGCGTTCGTGAGCTGGTCAATCAGCGTCTGACGGCCTTCAAAAGTGAGCGGGCTGCGACAGCCAGCGCGACGGTGGAACCTTCCTCCTTCTCCCCGGCGAACTTCATCGATGAGGCGATTTTTACAAAGATGGCGGCGGCTGGTATCGCCAGTGCACGCCTGACCACCGACGAGGAATTTGTCCGCCGTCTTTATCTCGATCTGACGGGCCGTATTCCCACCATCGAGCAGTACAAGGAGTTTCTCAACAACGGGAACAAGAACAAGCGCGACGATCTCATCGACCGCTTATTGTATTCGCGGGAATACACGGACAAGTGGAGTGTCTGGTGGGGCGATCTGCTCCAGAACGCCCGGGTGAATTCCTTCCGCAATCAGAGCGTGGGCGCCCGCAACAACTTCTATACCTGGATTGGCTCCAGCGTCTCGCAGAATCAATCGATCCGCGACATTGTTTTCGAGGTGCTCACCGCGAAAGGGAACACCGAAGCAGGCGGCGTGGATGCTCCTACCACCTGGGAAAATCGTTGGCGTACGCCGGGTGGCCCGATTCAGGACAGCTACGACACGCTCTTTGCCCGCAGCGCTACAGCCTTCCTGGGCATGGGGCATTATGACTGCCTGCTTTGCCACGATGGCCGTGGTCATCTGGACCAGCTCACGCTGTGGGGCAAGAAGGCGACGCGCCTCGAAGCCTACCAGATGGCGGCCTACTTCTCGCGGCTCCGCTACACGGACCGCAGCCAGAACGACCCTGAGTACCCCGGTTCCACTGACATCAGCGACGCGACGAGCGGGAGCTACAATCTCAATACCTCCTACGGCAATCGTCCGAAGCGCGTCCAGATCGGGACGCTGAAGGCGGTAATGCCGGTCTGGCGGATGGACGATCCCGAAGCCGCCAGTGGCGACTGGCGCTCTCTGTATGCCAAACGTCTCACCGCGGACCGTATGTTCGCGCGCAATTTCGGAAACAGATTCTGGAAGGAACTTTTCGGCCTTGGCTTGGTGGAACCAGTGGATCAACTCGATCCGGCGCGTTTGGATCCCAATCATCCTCCGCCGGCCGGTTGGACTCTCCAGGCCACCCATCCCGAACTGCTCGAACGCCTGAGTGACTGGTTGATCGAGAATAAATTCGATATGCGGGAGTACATGCGCATTCTGGTCAGCTCGAAGGCCTACCAGTTGAGTTCTGATTACGGCGCCGATTGGAGTCTCGAAAAGCTCCCGTACTTTGCACGCCATTATCCCCGCCGTCTTGAAGGTGAAGAGATCCACGATGCCATCCAGACCGCGACCAACGTATTTGGCAAATACACCATCGGTGGCTGGGCTGAGCCCGTCAGTTGGGCAATGCGAATGCCGGAGCCGGTGGAGCCGTCCAGCAACACGGCGGTGCGGGATTTCATGGGCTTCTTTCTGCGTGGCAATCGCGACACCCAGTTCCGTTCGCAGAATGGCAGCATTCTTCAGCAACTCAACCTCATGAACCATTCGTTCGTGACGACACGGGCGAAGATTGCGAATTCCAGTGTCCTGAAAAGCATCGCAGGCATGACAAACGTCGATACCATGGTCGATGAATTATTCCTGCGATTTCTTGGCCGCCGGCCTTCCGATGGCGAACGCGCAAAATCAGTCGCCTTCCTCTCGAAAGCCGGTGCGGTCCAGACCGCCAAGAACACGGCAGTGGAAGACATGGCTTGGGTGCTGATGAACAAGCAGGAGTTCATCTTCAGCTATTAG
- a CDS encoding efflux RND transporter periplasmic adaptor subunit, whose amino-acid sequence MKLPSIVIALALVLSSISCNKETKVTEARKDSGPTKVTAATARDRVVKRTVESVGTLFPYDETIVSAEIDGRVDKVEVDLGDVVKKGQLMVHISDEEQRYLLAQNEAQLRSSLERLGLTRDTDRVQDIKQTPDVRKAQADVFDAEQRFKRTRELRDQGIGAQAELDQAQARFNSATAAYDSTINQTRNLIQEVERFKAVVDLQRKKLRDTNVYAPFEASLKERQVTVGQYVRANTPLMTLVKTTPLRLRLDVPERMAPWVKEGQVAVVEVEAFEGQKFPGKIWRVSPTVDSAKRTFIAEALIDNPGMRLKPGSYAKARIPTDKTETIVLLPNKAVQYVLGSNKAYVIKDGTIEAREVKIGERFENDLEILEGVATGETVATSNLPRIDTGSRVEIEGSPTTISQKTK is encoded by the coding sequence ATGAAGCTCCCCTCGATCGTCATCGCTTTGGCCCTCGTTCTGTCCTCAATTTCCTGCAACAAGGAAACCAAGGTGACCGAGGCGCGCAAGGACAGCGGTCCTACCAAGGTGACGGCGGCGACGGCGCGGGATCGTGTCGTGAAGCGCACCGTGGAAAGCGTCGGTACTCTTTTCCCCTACGATGAGACGATTGTCAGCGCGGAGATTGACGGCCGGGTGGACAAGGTGGAAGTGGATCTGGGCGATGTGGTGAAGAAGGGGCAGCTGATGGTGCACATTTCCGACGAGGAGCAGCGTTATCTGCTCGCGCAGAATGAAGCCCAACTCCGTTCAAGCCTCGAACGCCTGGGGCTGACACGCGATACCGATCGCGTTCAGGACATCAAGCAGACGCCCGATGTCCGCAAGGCCCAGGCCGATGTTTTCGATGCCGAGCAACGCTTCAAACGCACCCGCGAACTGCGGGATCAGGGGATCGGCGCGCAAGCGGAACTCGATCAGGCCCAGGCCCGCTTTAACTCTGCAACTGCGGCCTATGACTCCACCATCAACCAGACGCGCAACCTGATTCAGGAAGTAGAGCGCTTCAAGGCGGTGGTCGATCTCCAGCGTAAGAAGCTGCGTGATACCAATGTTTACGCGCCTTTTGAAGCGAGTCTCAAGGAGCGGCAGGTCACCGTTGGACAGTATGTCCGGGCGAATACGCCGCTGATGACCCTGGTGAAGACGACGCCCTTGCGGCTGCGTCTCGATGTTCCCGAGCGCATGGCGCCCTGGGTGAAGGAGGGGCAAGTCGCCGTGGTGGAAGTAGAGGCCTTTGAAGGGCAAAAGTTCCCTGGCAAAATCTGGCGCGTCTCGCCGACTGTCGATTCCGCCAAGCGCACCTTCATTGCCGAAGCGCTCATCGACAATCCCGGCATGCGCCTCAAGCCCGGCAGTTATGCGAAGGCCCGCATCCCCACCGATAAGACCGAGACCATCGTGCTGCTGCCGAACAAGGCTGTCCAGTACGTGCTGGGCTCGAACAAAGCCTATGTGATCAAGGACGGTACCATTGAGGCGCGCGAAGTCAAAATCGGAGAGCGCTTTGAAAACGATCTGGAGATTTTAGAGGGAGTGGCTACGGGGGAAACGGTGGCCACCAGCAATTTGCCGCGGATCGATACAGGCAGCCGGGTCGAGATCGAAGGTAGTCCCACGACGATCTCGCAGAAGACGAAATAG
- a CDS encoding Na+/H+ antiporter, with amino-acid sequence MTSVEAFLGLLLAAILIALVAKRLDQPYPIALVLGGIGLALIPGVPRVSMDPDMVFFLLLPPVLTEAAFFTSWRDFLRYKRPILTLAFGLVAATSVTVAFLCVYFIPGMSWGAGLLLGAIVSPPDAAAATSITRGMGLPRRVTQILEGESLVNDAAGLTLYRFAVIFVAGGLFSWESASLSFLWIILGGSGLGCLLGLCFVRLYRFLRDPEVEVLATFLLSYLSYFVAETVHASGVLATVASGLILGWYAPELFGANTRIRSMAVWKSVIFLVNSTIFLLIGLQIPAVVSGLQDYPMGLLLWWSFVVLAGVIVLRLLWVFPFAYLPRVFSKQIRDSEPKPDWRAILVIGWTGLRGVVSLAGALALPNETMRGLPFPYRNLIVFLTFAVILGTLLLQGLTLRPLVHWLGLPKDLSGAREELNARIVSAEKVIERITEMAEAGKCSGAVFDRIRAYYEDRLSDLRASLEMEGEVDEVGSPQHFQNIAEQRMWWQMVQIERETLLSLRRDKKIGDEAMHEIERDIDLFEARLIPSS; translated from the coding sequence ATGACATCCGTAGAAGCATTTCTTGGGCTGCTCCTGGCAGCCATTCTGATCGCGCTGGTCGCCAAAAGGCTCGACCAGCCCTACCCGATTGCGCTCGTATTGGGAGGGATTGGGCTGGCGCTGATCCCGGGAGTTCCCCGGGTCTCGATGGATCCCGACATGGTCTTCTTCCTGCTGCTGCCACCGGTATTGACCGAGGCGGCCTTCTTCACCTCCTGGCGGGATTTTCTGCGCTACAAACGGCCGATCCTCACGCTTGCCTTCGGCCTGGTGGCGGCAACCAGCGTCACAGTAGCCTTCCTCTGCGTCTACTTCATCCCGGGCATGAGTTGGGGCGCCGGGCTGCTCCTCGGAGCCATCGTGTCGCCACCCGATGCCGCGGCGGCTACCAGCATTACGCGAGGCATGGGGCTCCCCAGGAGAGTCACTCAGATTCTCGAAGGCGAGAGCCTCGTCAATGACGCGGCGGGACTCACCCTATACCGGTTCGCAGTGATCTTTGTCGCCGGTGGACTCTTTTCCTGGGAATCCGCTTCGCTCTCTTTCCTCTGGATCATTCTGGGCGGCTCCGGGCTCGGGTGTCTGCTCGGCCTCTGCTTCGTCCGGCTGTACCGCTTCTTGCGCGACCCGGAAGTGGAGGTGCTGGCGACCTTCCTGTTGAGCTATCTCTCCTATTTTGTGGCCGAAACGGTGCATGCCTCAGGAGTGCTGGCGACCGTGGCCAGTGGCTTGATCCTCGGCTGGTACGCGCCTGAGTTGTTTGGCGCCAATACCCGGATTCGCTCCATGGCCGTGTGGAAGAGCGTCATTTTTCTGGTGAATTCCACGATCTTCCTGCTGATCGGCTTGCAGATCCCGGCAGTCGTCAGCGGACTGCAGGATTACCCGATGGGTCTGCTGCTTTGGTGGAGCTTCGTCGTGTTGGCGGGCGTCATCGTGCTCCGGCTGCTTTGGGTGTTCCCGTTTGCTTATCTTCCGCGGGTCTTCTCCAAACAGATTCGGGATTCAGAACCAAAGCCAGATTGGCGCGCAATACTCGTGATCGGCTGGACGGGCTTGCGTGGCGTGGTGAGTCTGGCAGGAGCGCTGGCCTTACCCAATGAAACCATGCGCGGACTTCCCTTCCCCTACCGGAACCTGATTGTCTTTCTGACCTTTGCCGTGATTCTGGGGACTCTGCTTTTACAAGGACTGACCCTGCGGCCATTGGTGCATTGGCTGGGACTGCCGAAGGATCTCTCCGGGGCACGCGAGGAACTGAACGCGCGGATTGTCTCGGCGGAGAAAGTCATTGAACGGATTACGGAGATGGCGGAGGCCGGAAAGTGTAGCGGCGCGGTATTCGACCGGATTCGCGCTTATTACGAAGACCGGCTTTCTGACTTGCGCGCCAGTCTCGAAATGGAAGGAGAAGTCGACGAGGTGGGATCTCCGCAGCACTTCCAAAATATCGCCGAGCAACGGATGTGGTGGCAGATGGTGCAGATTGAGCGCGAAACACTGCTCAGCTTGCGGCGGGACAAGAAAATCGGCGACGAAGCCATGCATGAAATCGAGCGCGACATCGATCTCTTTGAGGCACGGCTCATTCCATCGAGCTAA